One window of the Pseudomonadota bacterium genome contains the following:
- the hemL gene encoding glutamate-1-semialdehyde 2,1-aminomutase has protein sequence MQRTRSAEIFAKAKTHFPGGVNSPVRAFRSVGSDPFIVKYGKGPFLFDVDGNRYVDYINSWGPLVLGHAHPAVVEVLHQQAQLGTSYGACHERESELAEVVKGLFPSLEMLRFVNSGTEAGMAVIRLARGFTNRSKIIKFEGCYHGHADTLLAKAGSGILTLGLPDCAGVPAAAVADTLVAQFNNLSSVEQIFSECGDQIAAVILEPVVGNCGLLVPQIEFLQGLRSITEKHGALLIFDEVMSGFRVHLGGAQALYGIKPDLTMLGKVIGGGLPVGAFGGRREIMEYLAPLGPVYQAGTLSGNPLAMVAGLATLREWQKPGVFERTAAITAQLIEALRSSAEKHGVPLQAQALGTMFGFFFSDRPVASFRDTLATDKEAFKRFFHAMLDQGVYFAPSAFEAGFVSAAHEGEALELTIAALDNGFSVASS, from the coding sequence ATGCAACGTACCCGCTCAGCAGAGATATTCGCAAAAGCGAAGACCCATTTTCCAGGTGGTGTTAACTCACCAGTACGGGCATTCCGCTCTGTTGGGTCAGATCCATTTATCGTCAAATATGGCAAAGGTCCTTTCCTGTTCGACGTCGATGGAAATCGCTACGTCGACTATATAAATAGTTGGGGCCCGCTCGTTCTTGGGCACGCCCACCCGGCAGTAGTTGAAGTGTTGCATCAACAGGCGCAGCTCGGTACAAGCTACGGCGCATGTCATGAGCGTGAGAGCGAGTTAGCTGAGGTTGTTAAAGGGCTATTCCCCTCACTGGAGATGTTGCGCTTTGTTAACTCCGGTACCGAGGCCGGAATGGCCGTTATTCGATTGGCGCGTGGTTTCACAAACCGCAGTAAAATCATAAAATTCGAGGGGTGTTACCACGGACACGCCGACACCCTACTAGCCAAAGCGGGCTCCGGCATATTAACCCTCGGGCTGCCCGATTGTGCAGGGGTTCCAGCAGCAGCGGTTGCAGATACCCTCGTCGCTCAATTTAATAACCTCAGCTCGGTCGAGCAAATTTTTAGTGAGTGCGGAGATCAGATCGCAGCGGTTATTCTAGAGCCAGTAGTCGGCAACTGTGGGCTACTCGTTCCGCAGATAGAGTTTCTCCAGGGCTTAAGAAGTATTACGGAAAAACATGGCGCACTCTTAATCTTTGATGAGGTTATGAGTGGATTCAGGGTGCACCTCGGGGGTGCTCAAGCTCTTTACGGGATAAAGCCAGATCTGACGATGCTAGGAAAAGTTATCGGAGGGGGGTTGCCGGTTGGGGCGTTTGGTGGGCGTCGAGAGATTATGGAATACTTGGCACCCTTAGGGCCAGTGTATCAGGCCGGAACCCTCTCAGGGAATCCTCTTGCGATGGTTGCGGGGCTTGCAACGCTGCGTGAATGGCAGAAGCCCGGAGTATTCGAAAGGACCGCTGCAATAACAGCGCAGCTAATAGAGGCGCTGCGCAGCAGCGCCGAGAAGCACGGCGTTCCACTGCAGGCGCAAGCGCTGGGAACTATGTTTGGGTTCTTTTTTAGCGACCGCCCCGTGGCCTCATTTCGAGATACCCTCGCAACTGATAAAGAGGCATTTAAGCGATTTTTTCACGCAATGCTTGATCAGGGTGTATACTTTGCCCCCTCTGCGTTTGAAGCTGGATTCGTCTCCGCTGCACATGAGGGAGAGGCGCTAGAACTTACTATCGCAGCGTTGGATAATGGCTTTAGCGTAGCGTCTAGCTAA
- a CDS encoding aldehyde dehydrogenase family protein has translation MRASITALGLEPLNPGAFGRSVIINSSGKQLRVTSPIDGAEIGRVICADDAAYEQVIKDALEVFKEWRKVPAPERGALVRKIADALRDSKQLLGKLISIESGKILSEGEGEVQESIDIADFAVGLSRQLYGKTMHSERRNHRMYEQWHPLGIIGVITAFNFPAAVWAWNAMIAAVCGDVIVWKPSELTPLTAIAINNICREVAKSLGFEGVFSLLIGDGPDLGQKLADDRRVPCISATGSCRMGRLVAQKVAARLGRSILELGGNNAVIVLPDADLQLVTSGTLFGAVGTAGQRCTTVRRALVHQEIVEPFIEQLVAAYKQVKIGDPLKQGTLMGPLIHAGAVEAYRQAIARVPQEGGEVIYGGKVLAGMPSDLYVEPTIVRAKPGMALLHEETFAPILYVVPISDLDQALMINNEVPQGLSSAIFTRNIQNAESFLASTGSDCGIANVNIGTSGAEIGGAFGGEKDSGGGREAGSDAWKQYMRRQTSTINFGNDMPLAQGVVFS, from the coding sequence ATGCGCGCGAGTATCACAGCTTTGGGGCTAGAGCCCCTTAATCCGGGAGCTTTCGGCCGATCTGTTATCATAAACTCCTCTGGCAAGCAGCTACGGGTTACCTCGCCCATAGATGGCGCAGAGATAGGCCGTGTAATATGTGCCGATGACGCCGCATACGAGCAGGTCATAAAGGATGCGCTTGAGGTCTTTAAGGAGTGGAGAAAGGTCCCCGCCCCCGAACGCGGGGCTCTGGTGCGTAAAATCGCAGATGCCCTAAGGGACTCTAAGCAACTGCTCGGGAAACTCATCTCTATCGAGAGCGGCAAGATCCTCTCCGAAGGAGAGGGCGAGGTTCAGGAATCTATAGATATCGCCGATTTCGCCGTCGGACTCTCTAGGCAGCTGTATGGCAAAACCATGCACTCAGAGCGCCGTAACCACCGCATGTATGAGCAGTGGCACCCCCTTGGAATTATCGGCGTTATTACCGCGTTTAATTTCCCCGCCGCAGTATGGGCCTGGAACGCCATGATAGCGGCGGTGTGCGGCGATGTTATCGTGTGGAAACCATCGGAGCTTACACCGCTTACCGCAATTGCAATTAATAATATCTGTCGTGAGGTTGCAAAAAGCTTAGGCTTTGAAGGGGTGTTCTCGCTGTTGATCGGTGATGGGCCCGATCTAGGTCAAAAGCTCGCAGACGATCGCCGAGTGCCGTGCATCTCTGCAACCGGCTCGTGCCGTATGGGGCGCCTCGTAGCACAAAAGGTCGCAGCACGGCTTGGACGCTCTATCCTTGAGCTCGGCGGAAATAACGCAGTGATAGTCCTGCCCGATGCCGATCTGCAGCTAGTAACCTCCGGAACGCTCTTCGGTGCCGTCGGTACAGCGGGGCAACGGTGCACAACAGTTCGGCGCGCATTGGTGCATCAGGAGATAGTTGAACCATTTATAGAGCAACTCGTCGCCGCCTATAAACAGGTGAAGATCGGAGACCCATTAAAGCAGGGAACCTTAATGGGGCCACTTATCCATGCAGGTGCGGTTGAGGCGTATCGCCAGGCGATCGCACGTGTGCCACAGGAGGGCGGAGAGGTAATCTACGGTGGAAAGGTGCTGGCAGGCATGCCATCCGATCTCTACGTTGAACCTACGATCGTACGCGCAAAACCCGGCATGGCGCTTCTGCACGAAGAGACCTTTGCCCCTATTCTTTACGTCGTGCCGATTAGTGATCTTGATCAGGCGCTTATGATCAACAACGAAGTGCCGCAGGGATTGAGCTCTGCAATCTTTACCAGAAATATTCAAAACGCCGAGAGTTTCCTAGCAAGCACTGGCAGCGATTGTGGGATCGCCAACGTTAACATAGGCACCTCTGGGGCTGAGATCGGCGGTGCCTTCGGTGGAGAGAAGGATAGCGGTGGTGGACGCGAAGCCGGATCCGATGCCTGGAAGCAGTATATGCGCAGACAGACATCCACCATTAACTTTGGCAACGATATGCCCCTAGCACAGGGGGTGGTGTTTTCCTGA
- a CDS encoding amino acid dehydrogenase — MTKSVLEACAARGHEQVVFFNYPDVGLKAIVAIHDTTLGPALGGCRMSLYQNDEHALDDVMRLSEGMTYKSALAGLPLGGGKSIIIADPNIVEGREALLQKFGECLNALSGRYITAEDMGTSVRDIMAIRAKSKYVVGTDPAKGGTGDPSPWTAQGIFVAMRAAVEHTFSGERSLKGKRIAVQGIGHVGMYLVELLAKEGAIVTVADTHEVLLKRAASEFNAAVVAPDAIYDVPCDIFSPCAIGQTVNASTLKRLKCSIIAGAANNQLSDRSVYETINSKKILYCPDFVVNSGGVISVCAELAEGGPNIAWVKERVDAIYHTTVKVLDESKRQDRFTEEVAIDLAKERIAVAKMGRKQ; from the coding sequence ATGACCAAGTCAGTTCTTGAAGCCTGTGCGGCGCGCGGACACGAGCAGGTAGTGTTCTTTAATTATCCAGATGTCGGACTTAAAGCTATCGTAGCGATTCACGATACTACGCTTGGGCCAGCGCTCGGCGGGTGTCGCATGAGCCTCTACCAGAATGATGAGCATGCGCTTGACGACGTAATGCGACTCTCTGAAGGGATGACCTACAAGAGCGCTTTGGCGGGACTACCCCTTGGTGGTGGAAAATCTATAATCATAGCAGACCCTAACATCGTGGAGGGGCGCGAAGCGCTCCTGCAAAAGTTTGGTGAATGTCTTAACGCATTGTCTGGGCGCTATATCACCGCGGAGGACATGGGAACCTCTGTCAGGGACATCATGGCGATCCGCGCCAAATCAAAGTACGTTGTTGGAACAGATCCTGCAAAAGGTGGAACAGGGGATCCCTCACCATGGACCGCACAGGGCATATTCGTTGCTATGCGAGCTGCTGTTGAGCACACATTCTCCGGTGAGAGAAGCCTTAAGGGAAAACGGATCGCCGTTCAGGGGATCGGACATGTAGGTATGTACTTGGTCGAGCTTCTTGCTAAAGAGGGAGCAATCGTGACCGTAGCTGATACCCATGAGGTGTTGCTTAAACGTGCTGCTTCTGAATTTAATGCTGCTGTAGTAGCTCCCGATGCGATTTATGACGTGCCGTGTGATATATTTTCGCCGTGTGCAATTGGACAAACGGTCAATGCAAGCACCCTAAAGCGACTCAAATGTTCGATTATAGCCGGTGCTGCGAATAATCAACTTTCAGACCGCTCCGTATACGAAACGATTAACTCAAAGAAGATCTTGTACTGCCCTGACTTCGTGGTTAATTCAGGGGGGGTTATCTCCGTATGCGCAGAGCTAGCAGAGGGTGGTCCAAATATTGCGTGGGTCAAAGAACGAGTTGACGCCATCTACCACACTACCGTTAAGGTGCTGGATGAATCTAAGCGTCAGGACAGATTTACCGAAGAGGTAGCGATCGATCTGGCCAAGGAACGAATTGCAGTTGCAAAGATGGGTCGTAAGCAGTGA
- the uvrB gene encoding excinuclease ABC subunit UvrB — MNSEPAAARPAPAPEPFQLITTFSPCGDQSQAIASLDENLRRGVNFQTLLGVTGSGKTFTIANVIAKQNRPTLIIAPNKTLAAQLYGEFVEFFPKNRVRYFVSYYDYYQPEAYIPSTDTYIEKDSAINEEIDKMRHAATKALLESRDTIIVASVSCIYGLGDPEEYFKMMLYLEQGDIAPREQVIRQLVHMQYKRTDIEFARGTFRVRGENIDIFPSDQDASATRIIFFGDEVEEIREIDPLTGATLKKINSCAVYPVSHFVTEREAVDRAIISIRKELKERCPELLTQGKLLELQRLEQRTLYDLELLHEIGFCPGIENYSRHIAGRKEGESPTTLLDYFPKDFLLVVDESHVTISQIGGMYRGDRSRKQTLVDFGFRLPSALDNRPLSLDEFWEKTGQTIFVSATPANLELEKSEGIIIEQVNRPTGLLDPPISIRPATHQVDDLITEIRKTVEAGERVLAITLTKKMSEDLAAYFREVGIRARYLHSDITTIERVEILRGLRRGDFDVLIGINLLREGLDLVEVSLVAILDADKEGFLRSTRSLIQIMGRAARNINGRVILYADKVTKSINEAVAETDRRRTIQAEFNKQHGITPRSAVRSEQIALGAGASEDAATQEAKQGIHIPADPKEAQRLIETLRKEMFDAAAKREYELAAERRDSIKAIQESLLLR; from the coding sequence GTGAACAGTGAGCCAGCAGCGGCACGTCCTGCGCCGGCTCCCGAGCCATTTCAACTTATAACCACGTTTTCGCCCTGCGGCGATCAATCACAAGCCATCGCTAGTCTTGATGAGAACCTACGGAGGGGCGTGAATTTTCAAACGCTACTCGGTGTTACCGGCTCTGGTAAGACCTTTACGATAGCTAACGTTATTGCCAAGCAAAATAGACCGACTCTCATTATTGCGCCCAATAAGACCCTTGCAGCACAGCTCTACGGCGAATTTGTCGAGTTCTTTCCAAAAAATCGGGTGCGTTACTTCGTTAGCTACTACGATTATTACCAACCTGAAGCGTATATTCCATCAACCGATACCTATATCGAAAAGGACTCGGCGATTAACGAAGAGATCGACAAGATGCGCCACGCTGCTACCAAGGCGCTGCTTGAATCGCGCGATACTATTATCGTCGCAAGCGTAAGTTGTATCTACGGGCTGGGTGACCCCGAAGAGTACTTTAAGATGATGCTATACTTAGAGCAGGGCGATATCGCGCCGAGGGAGCAGGTTATTCGCCAGCTCGTGCACATGCAGTATAAACGCACAGATATTGAGTTCGCTCGCGGTACCTTTCGTGTGCGGGGTGAAAATATCGATATTTTCCCCTCGGATCAGGATGCCTCCGCTACTCGTATAATTTTCTTTGGGGATGAAGTTGAGGAGATCCGAGAGATCGATCCACTCACAGGAGCTACCCTTAAAAAGATCAATTCGTGCGCAGTATATCCGGTCAGCCACTTCGTAACTGAACGGGAGGCCGTCGATAGAGCTATTATATCCATTCGCAAGGAGCTTAAGGAGCGCTGCCCTGAGTTGCTAACACAGGGCAAGCTACTTGAATTGCAACGGCTAGAACAGCGCACCCTGTATGATCTTGAGCTGCTGCACGAGATCGGATTTTGCCCGGGAATTGAAAACTACAGTCGCCATATCGCCGGACGTAAGGAGGGCGAGTCCCCAACGACGCTACTTGATTACTTTCCCAAGGATTTCCTGCTCGTTGTTGACGAGAGCCACGTTACCATTTCGCAGATTGGGGGCATGTATCGTGGGGACCGCTCGCGTAAACAGACCCTAGTTGATTTTGGATTTAGATTGCCATCGGCCCTTGATAATAGACCGCTTAGCCTCGATGAGTTCTGGGAAAAAACAGGGCAAACCATTTTTGTCTCCGCAACTCCAGCTAATCTAGAGCTTGAGAAGAGTGAAGGTATTATTATAGAGCAGGTTAATCGCCCTACGGGCCTATTAGATCCCCCTATATCTATCCGTCCTGCCACTCATCAGGTCGATGATCTTATTACAGAGATTCGAAAGACCGTTGAAGCAGGCGAGCGAGTGCTTGCTATAACGTTGACCAAAAAGATGTCGGAGGATCTCGCCGCATACTTTAGAGAGGTTGGAATACGCGCCCGCTACCTGCACTCAGATATTACCACCATCGAGCGTGTCGAGATCTTGCGCGGTCTGCGGCGTGGAGATTTCGATGTTTTAATCGGAATTAATCTCCTTAGAGAGGGGCTTGATCTGGTTGAGGTCAGCTTAGTTGCTATCCTTGATGCTGATAAAGAGGGCTTCCTGCGCTCTACCAGATCTTTAATTCAGATTATGGGACGAGCCGCTCGTAACATAAACGGGCGAGTGATCTTGTATGCCGATAAGGTCACTAAATCGATTAATGAAGCTGTAGCCGAGACCGATCGTAGACGAACTATTCAGGCCGAGTTTAACAAGCAACACGGCATCACTCCACGCAGCGCTGTGCGTTCAGAGCAGATAGCGCTGGGCGCGGGAGCCTCTGAGGATGCGGCTACTCAGGAAGCTAAGCAGGGGATTCACATCCCGGCGGATCCAAAGGAGGCGCAGCGGCTGATAGAAACTTTGCGTAAGGAGATGTTTGACGCCGCTGCAAAACGGGAGTACGAGTTGGCCGCTGAACGACGCGATTCGATTAAAGCTATTCAGGAGAGCTTGCTGCTACGCTAG